A genomic segment from Nitrospira sp. encodes:
- a CDS encoding Transposase, IS3/IS911 family — MRQSKFTETQIVSILKEADAGRPVNEIWRHYGISSATYYKWKAKYGGLEASDVKRLKELEHENSRLKRMYADLSLENLALKDVIVKKL; from the coding sequence ATGCGTCAGTCAAAGTTCACCGAAACGCAGATTGTGTCGATCCTGAAAGAAGCGGATGCCGGCCGGCCGGTCAATGAGATCTGGCGGCACTACGGCATCAGCTCCGCCACCTACTACAAGTGGAAGGCCAAGTACGGCGGGCTAGAGGCGTCGGATGTGAAGCGCCTCAAAGAGCTGGAGCACGAGAACAGCCGGCTCAAACGGATGTATGCCGATCTGTCGTTGGAGAATCTGGCCCTGAAGGATGTCATCGTAAAAAAGCTCTAG
- a CDS encoding Mobile element protein has translation MTVNGLPVQRACRAVGLHRATYYRPLVDWARRDAPVIAALTTLVAAKSRWGFWKCCDRLRLDGRPWNHKRLWRVYCQLRLNLPRRTKKRLPVRLRQPLVVVPQPNTTWAVDFMSDTLYGGRRFRTLNVLDEGVREGLAIEVDTSLPADRVIRVLEQVVAWRGRPQAIRLDNGPELIAERFMTWCADRGIELRYIQPGKPDQNAFIERFNRTYRTEVLNAYVFESLEQVREITAEWLQSYNEERPHDALAGLPPTLYRAQLEARSSPLAVSP, from the coding sequence GTGACGGTGAACGGTCTTCCGGTTCAGCGGGCCTGTCGGGCAGTGGGATTGCATCGGGCCACGTACTATCGGCCGCTCGTGGATTGGGCCCGGCGGGATGCGCCAGTGATCGCGGCGTTGACCACGCTCGTGGCGGCCAAGAGTCGGTGGGGGTTCTGGAAATGTTGTGATCGACTCCGACTAGATGGGCGTCCCTGGAACCATAAGCGCCTCTGGCGGGTGTACTGTCAGTTGCGGCTGAATTTGCCACGGCGGACCAAGAAGCGGCTGCCGGTTCGCCTGCGCCAACCGCTGGTCGTGGTACCCCAGCCGAATACCACGTGGGCTGTGGACTTCATGAGCGACACGCTCTATGGCGGCCGCCGATTTCGCACCTTAAATGTGCTGGACGAAGGCGTGCGGGAAGGCTTGGCGATCGAAGTCGACACGTCGCTGCCCGCGGATCGGGTGATTCGCGTCTTGGAGCAAGTGGTGGCCTGGCGCGGACGACCGCAGGCCATTCGGCTCGACAATGGCCCGGAACTCATTGCAGAGCGCTTTATGACCTGGTGTGCCGACCGCGGGATTGAGCTGCGGTACATCCAACCCGGAAAACCGGATCAGAATGCCTTCATCGAGCGGTTCAATCGAACGTACCGCACTGAAGTCCTCAATGCCTATGTGTTCGAGTCACTCGAGCAGGTCCGAGAGATCACCGCGGAATGGTTGCAGAGTTACAACGAGGAGCGGCCCCATGACGCGCTGGCGGGGCTTCCGCCGACGCTGTATCGGGCCCAACTGGAAGCCAGAAGTTCTCCATTGGCAGTGTCGCCTTGA
- a CDS encoding Mobile element protein, producing the protein MNTHDIQISMDGAGRWRDNVFVERLWRSLKYEEVYLHAYDTVREAQQGVARYLTFYNQVRPHQALDGRTPEDVYDEHRPARHVAA; encoded by the coding sequence TTGAACACCCATGACATTCAGATCAGCATGGATGGAGCTGGGCGATGGCGGGATAATGTGTTCGTGGAACGGTTGTGGCGGAGTCTCAAATATGAGGAGGTCTATCTCCACGCCTATGACACCGTCCGCGAGGCCCAGCAGGGGGTGGCACGGTATCTGACGTTCTACAATCAGGTCAGGCCACATCAGGCACTCGATGGGCGCACACCGGAGGACGTGTATGATGAGCATCGGCCCGCACGGCATGTCGCCGCGTAG